AGGAAACGCTTCGGCCTCTTGCTTCGGAATTAGGGCTCAAGGCGGGGCAATTGTTCAGCCCCATTCGCATCGCCTGCACCGGCCGCACCGCTTCTCCCGGACTCTTTGAGACCATGACGGTTCTGGGGAAAGAGCGTTGCCTTGCGCGGATCCGATCCGCCATCAACCGGCTTCAAAGAGTCTAATAACCGAACCTCAAGGTGTTTGACCGGGTGTGGCAGAAACCACCGGGGACTCCACGTGAATGGTCAGGCTGGTGGTCTGTCCCGGCGTCACGGTAACGCAAAAA
The sequence above is drawn from the Dehalococcoidia bacterium genome and encodes:
- a CDS encoding glutamate--tRNA ligase yields the protein ETLRPLASELGLKAGQLFSPIRIACTGRTASPGLFETMTVLGKERCLARIRSAINRLQRV